In one Pseudarthrobacter sp. NBSH8 genomic region, the following are encoded:
- a CDS encoding restriction endonuclease has protein sequence MGGALQRGGGSAVRHLVLDELSKGTVERLDAASAAFINASGLAKASPMGMGLYRIEPADKVGSVRTATLQLDVRPKDRLGLSRLLFLLSYAGNQGFRADSVAATEDRELWSALAESLAQMAERALGRGVLQGYLTVDESLRTVKGRIRISDQISRRPGMLVPLEVSYDEFTEDIAENRILRAALERMGQVPRVRPDVLSRLRQLKGKLDAVTRLPAGAPLPPWTPSRMNVRYQPVLRLAELILKNASAEAGEGKQQTASFVVDMAQVFEDFVGTALREAMAAYPGEMRRQFNALLSEAVHDADRLSVRPDAVHLLGGRPVVVYNAKYKAGTDLGASLTADHYQMLAHCTALGVPTAWLVYAGVGEMKLRRILNTDIDIVEFPLDLSMPPSDILAAVADLARQSWGEVVPTRPLTSQARPGNPAGVGPAARAVL, from the coding sequence TTGGGCGGCGCCCTGCAGCGTGGTGGCGGCTCCGCAGTGCGCCACCTGGTCCTCGACGAGCTGTCCAAAGGCACCGTGGAACGCCTCGATGCGGCCAGCGCGGCATTTATAAACGCCAGTGGACTAGCCAAGGCCTCCCCGATGGGCATGGGTTTGTACCGGATCGAGCCCGCGGACAAGGTGGGGTCGGTCCGCACGGCCACCCTGCAGCTGGATGTGCGCCCCAAAGACCGGCTGGGACTGAGCCGGCTGCTCTTTCTCCTCAGCTACGCCGGCAACCAGGGCTTCCGAGCCGACTCCGTGGCCGCAACCGAGGACCGTGAACTCTGGAGCGCCCTGGCCGAATCCCTGGCGCAAATGGCAGAGCGTGCCCTGGGGCGAGGGGTGCTGCAGGGCTACCTGACCGTTGATGAGTCCCTCCGCACGGTCAAGGGCCGTATCCGGATTTCCGACCAGATCTCCCGGCGCCCCGGAATGCTGGTGCCGCTGGAAGTGTCCTATGACGAGTTCACCGAGGACATCGCCGAAAACCGGATCCTGCGCGCAGCGCTGGAACGGATGGGCCAGGTGCCCCGGGTCCGCCCCGATGTGCTGAGCCGCCTGCGCCAGCTGAAGGGAAAGCTCGACGCCGTCACCCGCCTACCTGCCGGTGCGCCCCTGCCGCCGTGGACGCCGAGCCGGATGAACGTTCGCTACCAGCCAGTGCTGCGCCTTGCCGAGCTGATCCTGAAGAATGCGTCCGCCGAGGCGGGCGAGGGGAAGCAGCAGACGGCGTCGTTTGTGGTGGACATGGCCCAGGTGTTCGAGGATTTTGTGGGCACGGCGCTCCGCGAGGCCATGGCGGCGTATCCGGGGGAGATGCGGCGGCAGTTCAACGCACTCCTGAGCGAAGCTGTCCATGATGCCGACAGGCTGTCCGTGCGCCCGGACGCGGTACACCTGCTGGGCGGTCGGCCGGTGGTGGTCTACAACGCAAAGTACAAGGCCGGCACGGACCTGGGCGCCTCCCTGACCGCCGACCACTACCAGATGCTTGCCCACTGCACCGCCCTGGGTGTGCCCACTGCCTGGCTGGTCTATGCGGGAGTGGGCGAGATGAAGCTGCGGAGGATCCTCAACACTGACATCGACATTGTGGAGTTTCCGCTGGATCTGTCGATGCCGCCGTCGGACATTCTGGCAGCGGTGGCGGACCTTGCGCGGCAGTCCTGGGGTGAAGTGGTCCCCACCCGCCCCCTAACCTCGCAAGCTCGGCCAGGGAACCCGGCGGGCGTGGGCCCAGCCGCCCGCGCGGTCCTGTGA
- a CDS encoding thioesterase family protein, whose protein sequence is MRWGDMDAYGHINNVQIVRMLEEARIMAFGPPRGTGLPGIEPEVSLFNDVPEGTLALVVDHKIRYVRTLEYRNIPAVVQVWIGAVKGASFDIHYVVQDPVTREDCVRASSHLAFVDEASGRVLRLTPEQKERLAPYTL, encoded by the coding sequence ATGCGCTGGGGTGACATGGACGCCTACGGGCACATCAACAACGTCCAGATTGTCCGGATGCTCGAGGAGGCACGGATTATGGCGTTCGGGCCTCCCCGGGGCACCGGCCTGCCGGGCATCGAGCCGGAAGTGTCGCTCTTCAACGACGTTCCGGAAGGAACCCTGGCGCTGGTGGTGGACCACAAAATCCGCTACGTCAGGACGCTCGAATACCGCAACATCCCGGCAGTGGTCCAGGTGTGGATCGGTGCGGTGAAGGGCGCCAGCTTCGACATCCACTATGTGGTGCAGGACCCGGTCACCCGGGAGGACTGCGTCCGGGCCAGCAGCCACCTGGCGTTTGTGGACGAAGCCTCCGGCCGCGTCCTGCGCCTGACGCCGGAACAGAAGGAGCGGCTGGCGCCCTATACGTTGTGA
- a CDS encoding ABC transporter ATP-binding protein, with amino-acid sequence MLFTLIRRYSKPYMPYIVAVVVFQLASTIAALYLPSLNAQIIDEGVSRGDTDFIWRTGSVMLLVAVVQVGTAIAGVYYGSKTAMAVGRDLRRGVFRKVTSFSAKDVNRFGAPTLITRGTNDVQQVQMLALMGLNFMVATPIMCIGGIIMALREDISLSWLVWVSVPVLFVVVGYLVVRLMPLFRSMQKKIDRINAVLREQIIGIRVVRAFVREPYETDRFGVANKDLTDVSLKIGALFVLMFPAIGMILHLSTAAVLWFGGQRVDSGEMQVGSLTAFLQYLLQILMAVMMGTFMAMMIPRASVCADRIGEVLDVEPSIHDPERPETPATLAGVVEYRNVTFAYPGAETPVLSNISFTARPGETVAIIGSTGAGKTSLLALLPRLYDIAEGEVLLDGVSVSNLDRAEITKRVALVPQRPYLFSGTIEYNLRFGKTEATDQELWDALQIAQGGDFVREKKNGLNARIAQGGTNVSGGQRQRLCIARALITKPKVYLFDDSFSALDVATDARLRAALKQTTADATVIIVAQRISTITDADQILVLDNGRIVDRGTHEELLETSPTYQEIVESQLSVEEMA; translated from the coding sequence ATGCTCTTCACCCTCATACGGCGCTACTCCAAACCGTATATGCCATACATCGTGGCCGTCGTAGTGTTCCAGCTGGCGTCCACCATCGCAGCGCTCTACCTTCCCAGCCTCAACGCCCAGATCATCGACGAAGGCGTTTCCCGCGGGGACACGGATTTCATCTGGCGGACCGGGTCCGTGATGCTGCTGGTGGCCGTTGTCCAGGTGGGTACCGCCATCGCCGGCGTCTACTACGGCTCCAAAACGGCCATGGCCGTGGGCCGGGACCTGCGCCGCGGGGTGTTCCGCAAGGTCACCAGTTTCTCCGCCAAGGACGTGAACAGGTTCGGTGCCCCCACCCTCATCACGCGCGGCACCAATGACGTCCAGCAGGTCCAGATGCTGGCGCTGATGGGACTGAACTTCATGGTGGCCACGCCCATCATGTGCATCGGCGGGATCATCATGGCGCTGCGCGAGGACATCAGCCTGTCGTGGCTTGTCTGGGTCTCCGTGCCCGTGCTGTTCGTTGTGGTGGGCTACCTGGTAGTCCGGCTGATGCCCCTGTTCCGTTCCATGCAGAAGAAGATCGACCGCATCAACGCTGTCCTGCGCGAGCAGATCATCGGCATCCGGGTGGTCCGCGCCTTTGTCCGCGAACCGTACGAAACCGACCGTTTTGGCGTGGCCAACAAGGACCTGACCGACGTCTCCTTGAAAATCGGGGCGTTGTTTGTCCTGATGTTCCCGGCCATCGGCATGATCCTGCACCTGTCCACGGCCGCTGTGCTGTGGTTCGGCGGCCAGCGCGTGGATTCAGGCGAGATGCAGGTGGGCTCCCTGACCGCGTTCCTGCAGTACCTGTTGCAGATCCTCATGGCCGTCATGATGGGCACGTTCATGGCCATGATGATCCCGCGGGCCTCGGTCTGCGCGGACCGCATCGGTGAGGTGCTCGACGTCGAACCCTCCATCCACGATCCCGAACGTCCCGAAACTCCCGCCACACTGGCCGGGGTAGTCGAGTACCGGAACGTCACCTTCGCCTACCCAGGTGCCGAGACGCCGGTGCTGAGCAACATCAGCTTCACCGCCAGGCCGGGCGAGACCGTTGCGATCATCGGTTCCACCGGTGCAGGCAAGACCTCGCTGCTGGCCCTGCTGCCGCGCCTCTATGACATCGCCGAGGGCGAAGTCCTCCTGGACGGCGTCTCCGTCAGCAACCTGGACCGCGCCGAGATCACCAAGCGCGTGGCGCTTGTCCCGCAGCGGCCGTACCTCTTCTCCGGCACCATCGAATACAACCTGCGCTTCGGCAAGACCGAAGCCACGGACCAGGAACTCTGGGACGCGCTGCAGATCGCCCAGGGCGGGGACTTCGTCCGCGAGAAGAAGAACGGGCTGAACGCCCGCATCGCGCAGGGCGGCACCAACGTCTCCGGCGGCCAGCGGCAGCGGCTCTGCATCGCCCGCGCGTTGATCACCAAACCCAAGGTCTACCTCTTCGACGATTCGTTCTCAGCACTGGACGTGGCGACCGACGCCAGGCTCCGCGCCGCCCTGAAACAGACCACCGCCGACGCCACAGTGATCATCGTGGCCCAGCGGATCTCCACCATCACCGACGCAGACCAGATCCTGGTCCTGGACAACGGCCGGATCGTGGACCGCGGAACGCATGAGGAACTCCTGGAAACGTCACCCACCTACCAGGAAATTGTTGAATCCCAGCTGAGCGTGGAGGAAATGGCATGA
- a CDS encoding MFS transporter, which translates to MSSQPAAPPLAMTHRQIMEALTGLLAAFFTAILSSTIVANALPTIMSDLHGTQTDFAWVITAALLANAVTTPIWGKLSDLFNKKILVQLSIVIFVAGSVMAGLSETIPLLLTARVIQGVAMGGLTALAQAIIGTMIPPRDRGKYSGYMGAVMAVGTAGGPLLGGFIVDSPLGWRWTFFVCVPLAVVALILLQITLKIEHIKRHVKIDWLGSILLTSGVSLLLIWVSFAGNPAYFDWVSWQSAAMVGGGVVLLALLVLVESKVEQPIIPLKIISERTTALAIIASVAVGIAMFGSTTFLGQYFQVARGATPTEAGLLTLPMIAGNLTGSVVSGLLISRTGKWKGYLIGGSILLIGGLGLAGTMDHTTELWQAGIFTAILGLGLGMLMQNLVLAVQNTVRASDIGSASASVAFFRSVGGAIGVSVLGAILSRRVSELATQGLAAAGIPVAGGSAGASMDLVDMPAPVREIMRAAYGDATAEVFLISAGVAVIALISVLFIKERPLRRTVDIQPEVQAGAGTAAEAGAAESANAESTTPELASASR; encoded by the coding sequence ATGTCGAGCCAACCGGCCGCACCACCCTTGGCGATGACCCACCGCCAGATCATGGAAGCCCTGACCGGGCTCCTCGCGGCGTTCTTCACCGCCATCCTTAGCAGCACCATCGTGGCCAACGCGTTGCCCACCATCATGTCCGATCTGCACGGCACCCAGACTGACTTCGCCTGGGTGATCACCGCCGCACTGCTGGCCAACGCCGTCACCACCCCCATTTGGGGCAAGCTGTCCGACCTCTTCAATAAAAAGATCCTGGTCCAGCTGAGCATCGTCATCTTTGTGGCCGGCTCGGTTATGGCCGGACTCTCCGAGACCATCCCGCTGCTGCTCACCGCACGCGTTATCCAGGGTGTGGCGATGGGCGGGCTCACCGCGCTGGCGCAGGCCATCATCGGCACCATGATCCCGCCGCGGGACCGCGGCAAATACTCGGGCTACATGGGCGCCGTGATGGCGGTAGGCACTGCCGGCGGCCCGCTGCTGGGCGGCTTCATCGTGGACAGCCCGCTGGGCTGGCGCTGGACCTTCTTCGTCTGCGTGCCGCTCGCCGTCGTCGCGCTCATCCTGCTCCAGATCACCCTGAAAATCGAACACATCAAACGCCATGTCAAGATCGACTGGCTTGGCTCCATCCTGCTGACCTCCGGTGTCAGCCTGCTCCTGATCTGGGTGTCCTTCGCCGGCAACCCCGCCTATTTCGACTGGGTTTCCTGGCAGTCGGCCGCTATGGTGGGCGGCGGCGTAGTGCTGCTGGCCCTGCTGGTGCTGGTGGAGTCCAAGGTTGAGCAGCCCATCATCCCGCTGAAAATCATCTCCGAACGCACCACCGCTTTGGCCATCATCGCTTCAGTGGCCGTGGGCATCGCGATGTTCGGCTCAACCACCTTCCTGGGCCAGTACTTCCAGGTTGCCCGCGGCGCCACACCCACCGAAGCCGGGCTCCTGACGCTTCCGATGATCGCCGGCAACCTCACCGGTTCCGTCGTTTCCGGTCTGCTCATCAGCCGCACCGGAAAATGGAAGGGCTACCTGATCGGCGGGTCCATCCTGCTGATCGGCGGCCTCGGCCTGGCCGGCACCATGGACCACACAACCGAACTGTGGCAGGCCGGAATCTTCACGGCAATCCTGGGCTTGGGCCTCGGCATGCTGATGCAGAACCTGGTCCTGGCGGTGCAGAACACCGTGCGGGCGTCCGACATCGGTTCGGCCAGCGCGTCCGTGGCATTCTTCCGTTCGGTGGGCGGCGCGATCGGTGTCTCCGTTCTCGGCGCCATCCTCAGCCGCCGGGTCAGCGAACTCGCCACGCAGGGCCTGGCCGCGGCCGGCATCCCGGTGGCGGGCGGTTCCGCCGGAGCGAGCATGGACCTTGTTGATATGCCCGCACCGGTGCGCGAAATCATGCGCGCTGCCTATGGCGACGCCACGGCCGAGGTCTTCCTGATCTCCGCCGGCGTTGCAGTGATAGCCCTGATTTCGGTGCTGTTCATCAAGGAGCGCCCGCTGCGGCGCACCGTTGACATCCAGCCGGAGGTCCAGGCAGGGGCGGGGACCGCGGCAGAGGCAGGTGCCGCGGAAAGCGCCAATGCTGAAAGCACGACGCCGGAACTCGCCTCCGCGAGCCGCTGA
- a CDS encoding PLDc N-terminal domain-containing protein, giving the protein MAKKTKKTWKEMSPAARAGFVAIGIAQVSLMLAAQRDISKRPADQINGPKAAWRVAALINFIGPMGYFILGRKRPGAGAGTIK; this is encoded by the coding sequence ATGGCCAAGAAAACCAAAAAGACCTGGAAAGAGATGTCACCGGCGGCACGGGCAGGATTTGTGGCCATCGGAATCGCGCAGGTGTCACTGATGCTGGCCGCCCAGCGGGACATTTCCAAGCGCCCGGCTGACCAAATTAACGGGCCAAAAGCGGCCTGGCGCGTGGCTGCCCTGATCAACTTCATCGGGCCGATGGGCTACTTCATTCTTGGGCGCAAGCGGCCTGGAGCCGGGGCCGGAACAATCAAATAG
- a CDS encoding McrB family protein, with the protein MTPNPRTAMHRALGVSKEIEDAAWFVLGPGLRGKPSALDGNTLTWTAEAAAELLERLDRGTADAKAPMMTNLRQNLEDASREAKQLAVELLFLQSLPLAHEVKSLKVKRARVAEAASWLETPPAAPLELPEELYKGMTDHGVIRDRTAEFNWTIWDHLKWLCRFVQHVDQQTPAAIAKALKDPLNFHELAAGTPGDQPAIRRSIEYLAWPSYFEPVVADVERQEIRDAFASLVGGAKGDSDEDITADIHRIRLHLDEQAGQRIDWYARQLVSQWRKVGDPGRRAWLLRTHSDNAELLTAWQEEEKVTLDVEHLRHLDPGVTAGLVQHAVDEDYKHLGYVEREDTKTAVFAFLTVMKPGDLVLFQHAGIVRLGVVLGEPEHNDDNRRLRRKVRWLDDDGHATTDLPRHVQRQLATSGIVVDVTKVVQALQALVPAEAEPEDDDDAEPAAVVPPVQEGFRPLSRDFAESLHMDLEPLQEIAELLEENRQLVLYGPPGTGKTYLAKHLAAELAQDSTDERVKLVQFHPSYAYEDFFEGYRPDKTDEGQVAFKLVAGPLRRLAEEAAKPGNEKKPYFLIIDEMNRANLAKVFGELYFLLEYRDDRIYLQYSPNEPFTLPDNLYIIGTMNTADRSIAMMDAAIRRRFAFIELHPQTEPVQGSLLRFLQARDLDTTPALLLDALNAAIDEWDRDLMIGPSYFMKTAAQTPKGLRRIWKYELMPLLEEHYHGQLTRAQLEERFGLEQLLGRLVTS; encoded by the coding sequence ATGACCCCAAACCCCAGGACTGCCATGCACCGCGCCCTCGGTGTCTCAAAGGAGATCGAGGACGCGGCCTGGTTTGTGCTGGGACCGGGCCTGCGGGGCAAGCCGTCAGCTTTGGACGGAAACACCCTAACTTGGACTGCGGAGGCTGCGGCAGAGCTGCTGGAACGCCTGGACCGGGGAACCGCGGATGCCAAGGCGCCCATGATGACAAACCTCCGGCAGAACCTCGAAGACGCGTCCCGGGAGGCCAAGCAGCTGGCCGTCGAGCTGCTCTTCCTGCAGTCGCTGCCACTGGCGCACGAGGTGAAGTCGCTCAAGGTCAAGCGTGCCCGTGTGGCTGAGGCCGCGTCCTGGCTGGAAACACCTCCGGCAGCTCCACTGGAGCTGCCCGAGGAACTCTACAAGGGCATGACTGACCACGGCGTGATCAGGGACCGCACCGCCGAATTCAACTGGACCATTTGGGACCACCTCAAATGGCTCTGCCGGTTTGTGCAGCACGTGGACCAGCAGACTCCTGCAGCCATCGCCAAGGCGCTGAAGGACCCGCTCAATTTCCACGAACTCGCCGCAGGCACACCGGGGGACCAGCCCGCCATCCGCCGCAGCATCGAGTACCTGGCGTGGCCGAGCTACTTCGAGCCCGTTGTGGCGGACGTGGAACGGCAGGAAATCCGGGACGCGTTCGCCTCCCTGGTGGGCGGGGCCAAGGGCGACAGTGATGAAGACATCACCGCGGACATCCACCGCATCCGGCTGCATTTGGATGAACAGGCCGGCCAGCGCATCGACTGGTACGCCCGCCAGCTGGTCAGCCAGTGGCGCAAGGTCGGGGATCCCGGGCGCCGCGCGTGGCTGCTGCGTACCCACAGCGACAACGCCGAGCTCCTCACCGCGTGGCAGGAAGAGGAGAAGGTGACGCTCGACGTCGAACATCTCCGACACCTGGACCCGGGGGTGACTGCCGGGCTGGTGCAGCACGCGGTGGACGAGGATTACAAGCACCTGGGCTACGTGGAGCGGGAGGACACCAAAACAGCGGTGTTCGCCTTCCTCACCGTCATGAAGCCCGGCGACCTGGTTCTGTTCCAGCACGCCGGCATCGTGCGGCTGGGCGTTGTGCTGGGCGAGCCCGAGCACAACGATGACAACCGCCGCCTGCGGCGCAAGGTGCGTTGGCTGGACGACGACGGCCACGCCACCACCGATCTGCCCCGTCACGTCCAGCGGCAGCTGGCCACCTCGGGGATCGTTGTTGACGTCACCAAAGTGGTGCAGGCGCTCCAGGCGCTTGTGCCGGCCGAAGCGGAACCGGAGGACGACGACGACGCCGAGCCTGCCGCCGTCGTGCCCCCTGTGCAGGAGGGCTTCCGCCCGCTGAGCCGCGACTTCGCGGAGTCGCTGCACATGGACCTGGAGCCGCTGCAGGAGATCGCGGAACTGCTGGAGGAGAACCGTCAGTTGGTCCTGTACGGGCCGCCCGGAACAGGCAAGACGTACCTGGCCAAGCATCTCGCGGCGGAACTGGCCCAGGACAGCACGGACGAGCGGGTGAAGCTGGTGCAGTTCCACCCGTCGTACGCGTATGAGGACTTTTTCGAAGGTTACCGGCCGGACAAAACGGACGAGGGCCAGGTGGCCTTCAAGCTCGTGGCGGGGCCGCTGCGACGGCTGGCCGAGGAAGCCGCCAAGCCCGGGAACGAGAAGAAGCCTTATTTCCTGATCATTGACGAGATGAACCGCGCCAACCTGGCCAAGGTGTTCGGCGAGCTATACTTCCTGCTGGAGTACCGCGATGACCGGATCTACCTGCAGTACAGCCCCAACGAGCCGTTCACGCTGCCGGACAACCTGTACATCATCGGCACCATGAACACCGCGGACCGGTCCATCGCCATGATGGATGCCGCCATCCGCCGCCGGTTTGCGTTCATCGAGCTGCATCCGCAGACGGAGCCGGTGCAGGGGTCGCTGCTGCGGTTCCTGCAGGCGCGGGACCTGGACACCACGCCGGCACTGCTGCTGGATGCGCTCAACGCCGCCATCGACGAGTGGGACCGGGACCTGATGATCGGCCCGTCGTACTTCATGAAGACCGCCGCCCAGACGCCGAAGGGGCTGCGCCGGATCTGGAAATACGAGCTGATGCCGCTGCTGGAAGAGCACTACCACGGCCAGCTGACGCGCGCGCAGCTGGAGGAGCGGTTCGGGCTGGAGCAGCTGTTGGGGCGCCTTGTTACCAGCTAA
- a CDS encoding ABC transporter ATP-binding protein: MFGGMPAKKAEHFWPSAKRLLGLLKPEALGIYAVVALVVVSVVLNVIAPRILGQAMDVIFGGVVGKQLPAGASKDQFVEGLRQQGQDNFADMVSRMELVPGTGINFQKLSVLIAIVLLMYFVANIFLWLQGYVLNRIVMKVIRRLRDDTEKKLNRLPLNYFDTRQRGDVLSRVTNDVDNVQQALQQAFAQLISSLLTVIGIVIMMFIVSWQLALIALVALPLSGVAAGLIGSRSQKLFAAQWKNTGELNGQIEESFSGHDLVRVFGRDADMLERFEERNEALYKASFGAQFVSGMIFPVMQFVSYLSYVGIAVVGGLRVASGSMSLGDATAFIQYSREFTQPLGQMAGMANMLQSGVASSERVFEFLDADEQDSETPTEHLPAKTDGHVEFNAVTFSYTEDRPLIENLSFTAEPGHTVAIVGPTGAGKTTLVNLVMRFYELNSGSITLDGVDVTHLSRSELRSKVGMVLQDAWLFGGSIYDNIRYGNLDATEEQVMAAAKATFVDRFVRALPDGYGTVIDEEGNNVSAGEKQLVTIARAFVANPSLLILDEATSSVDTRTELLVQKAMAALRTDRTSFVIAHRLSTIRDADTILVMENGKIVEQGNHQALLAAEGAYYRLYMSQFAGSDVEETVVDDSTAVHS, encoded by the coding sequence ATGTTCGGCGGTATGCCCGCTAAGAAGGCCGAGCACTTCTGGCCCTCGGCGAAGCGCCTGCTGGGGCTCCTGAAGCCTGAGGCTTTGGGCATCTACGCCGTGGTGGCCCTGGTGGTTGTCTCGGTGGTCCTGAACGTCATCGCCCCCAGGATCCTGGGCCAGGCCATGGACGTCATCTTCGGCGGCGTAGTGGGCAAGCAGCTCCCCGCCGGCGCCAGCAAGGACCAGTTCGTGGAAGGCCTGCGCCAGCAGGGGCAGGACAACTTCGCGGACATGGTGTCCAGGATGGAGCTGGTTCCCGGCACCGGGATCAACTTCCAGAAGCTCTCGGTCCTGATCGCCATCGTGCTGCTGATGTACTTTGTGGCCAACATCTTCCTCTGGCTGCAGGGCTACGTGCTGAACCGCATCGTGATGAAGGTGATCCGCAGGCTCCGGGACGACACCGAAAAGAAGCTGAACCGGCTCCCGCTGAACTACTTCGACACCCGCCAGCGCGGCGACGTCCTCTCCCGGGTAACGAACGACGTCGACAACGTCCAGCAGGCGCTGCAGCAGGCCTTCGCGCAGCTGATCAGCTCGCTGCTGACGGTCATCGGCATTGTCATCATGATGTTCATCGTCTCCTGGCAGCTCGCCCTCATCGCACTGGTGGCGCTGCCGCTGTCCGGCGTGGCGGCCGGCCTGATCGGTTCGCGCAGCCAGAAGCTCTTTGCCGCCCAATGGAAGAACACGGGCGAGCTGAACGGCCAGATCGAGGAATCCTTCTCCGGGCACGATCTTGTGCGGGTTTTCGGCCGTGACGCTGACATGCTGGAACGCTTCGAAGAGCGGAACGAGGCCCTGTACAAGGCCAGCTTCGGAGCCCAGTTCGTCTCCGGCATGATCTTCCCGGTCATGCAGTTCGTTTCCTACCTCAGCTATGTGGGCATCGCCGTGGTGGGTGGCCTCCGGGTGGCCTCGGGCTCGATGTCCCTGGGTGACGCCACGGCATTCATCCAGTACTCGCGCGAATTCACCCAGCCTCTGGGCCAGATGGCCGGCATGGCCAACATGCTGCAGTCCGGCGTGGCGTCCTCGGAGCGGGTGTTCGAATTCCTCGACGCTGATGAGCAGGACTCCGAGACCCCCACCGAGCACTTGCCGGCCAAGACCGACGGGCACGTGGAGTTCAACGCCGTCACGTTCAGCTACACCGAGGACAGACCACTGATCGAAAACCTGTCCTTCACGGCGGAACCCGGGCACACCGTGGCAATCGTCGGTCCCACGGGCGCCGGCAAAACCACCCTGGTGAACCTCGTGATGCGCTTCTACGAGCTCAACTCAGGGTCGATTACGCTGGACGGCGTGGATGTCACGCACCTGAGCCGCTCCGAGTTGCGGTCCAAGGTTGGCATGGTGCTCCAGGACGCCTGGCTGTTTGGCGGGTCCATTTACGACAACATCCGGTACGGCAACCTGGATGCCACCGAGGAGCAGGTCATGGCGGCCGCCAAGGCCACCTTCGTGGACCGCTTTGTGCGTGCCCTGCCGGATGGCTACGGCACCGTCATCGATGAGGAAGGGAACAATGTCAGCGCCGGTGAAAAGCAGCTGGTCACCATCGCCCGCGCATTTGTGGCCAACCCGTCGCTGCTTATCCTGGACGAGGCAACCAGTTCGGTGGATACACGCACTGAACTGCTGGTCCAGAAGGCCATGGCGGCGCTGCGGACGGACCGCACCAGCTTTGTGATCGCCCACCGGCTGTCCACCATCCGCGATGCCGACACCATCCTGGTGATGGAGAACGGCAAGATCGTGGAGCAGGGCAACCACCAGGCGCTCCTGGCGGCGGAAGGTGCCTACTACCGGCTGTACATGTCCCAGTTCGCCGGTTCCGACGTTGAGGAAACCGTTGTGGACGATTCGACGGCGGTCCACAGCTGA